The following proteins are co-located in the Gloeocapsa sp. PCC 7428 genome:
- the upp gene encoding uracil phosphoribosyltransferase encodes MTLQLRVYVPPHPLIKHWLGVARDAATPSVLFKSAMTELGRWLTYEAVRDWLPTQDVTIDTPLATAPATLVNPEVPIAVVPVLRAGLALLEGAQTLLPLASVYHLGLVRDENTLEASCYLNKLPDQFAPETRVLITEPMLATGGSIMMTLAELEKRGVDPSLTRIISVVVAPPALQKIGTAYPGLVIYTATIDEFVNEQGFIVPGLGDAGDRTFGT; translated from the coding sequence ATGACGCTGCAATTGCGTGTTTATGTTCCACCCCATCCACTGATTAAGCATTGGTTAGGCGTTGCGCGCGATGCTGCGACGCCTTCAGTTTTGTTTAAAAGCGCTATGACTGAATTAGGGCGCTGGTTGACTTACGAAGCCGTAAGAGATTGGCTACCAACGCAAGACGTAACCATCGATACGCCGTTAGCAACTGCACCAGCAACTTTAGTTAATCCTGAAGTCCCGATCGCCGTTGTTCCAGTTTTGCGCGCTGGATTAGCTTTACTTGAAGGCGCACAAACGTTGCTACCACTAGCGTCAGTTTACCACTTGGGTTTGGTACGCGACGAAAACACATTAGAAGCAAGTTGCTATCTCAATAAACTCCCTGACCAGTTTGCACCAGAAACACGAGTTTTGATTACTGAGCCAATGTTGGCAACCGGTGGCTCAATTATGATGACCTTAGCTGAATTAGAAAAACGCGGCGTAGACCCAAGTTTGACGCGGATTATTTCGGTTGTTGTTGCTCCTCCAGCATTGCAAAAAATCGGTACAGCTTATCCAGGATTAGTGATTTATACCGCAACAATCGATGAATTCGTTAACGAACAAGGATTTATTGTTCCTGGATTAGGCGATGCGGGCGATCGCACATTTGGAACATAA
- a CDS encoding FAD-dependent monooxygenase, whose protein sequence is MQNTIQTDVIIVGAGPTGLSLAVQLLRYNIDFVIFDKKEGVTELSKALVVHARTLEIYDQVGLAKKAVAGGERVQRGALMHDGQISAHLDFSNFGTRLSPFPFMLVFEQSKNEHLLYEHLQRNGKTVQWQTELETLTQDTDKVRAVVKTTSGETQTIEASYLVGCDGASSPTRYFLGLNFEGSTHPRLFYVADVQMEFSEDKNRFYAALGHDSFALIVPMQDEKRWRLIGNLPEYEDQIDREVLFDAVEPKVKQLVQLPLEITALHWFSTYKVHTRRAETFSVGRCFLAGDAAHIHTPAGGQGMNTGIQDVYNLAWKLAFVLRGNAQNSLLATYNEERLANAKRLLQTTDQFFDVAASDRWYFRFFRDNILPRLAGLVTQFSGAKEFLFPMVSQIGLDYRDSSLSQHQQDRHFEVKAGDRIPYFLVNGENIYDQLRNPKFHLLVFSDGQQDYEGLKLELETEYGDFIDFHVIPLYPRVVEIFGSNQLFKVLLRPDHYIALLSPDCSLDDIKAYLHKVLGLVA, encoded by the coding sequence ATGCAAAACACCATTCAAACAGACGTTATTATCGTCGGAGCAGGACCTACAGGGCTTTCGCTGGCTGTACAATTGCTGCGCTACAACATTGATTTTGTCATCTTTGACAAGAAAGAAGGAGTTACTGAGCTATCCAAGGCGCTGGTGGTTCACGCTCGTACGCTAGAAATTTACGACCAAGTGGGACTAGCAAAAAAAGCAGTTGCAGGTGGCGAACGGGTACAAAGAGGCGCTCTAATGCACGATGGTCAAATCAGCGCTCACCTCGATTTTTCAAACTTTGGTACAAGGCTCAGTCCGTTTCCGTTCATGCTTGTATTTGAACAAAGTAAAAACGAGCATTTACTTTATGAACATCTCCAGCGCAATGGTAAGACTGTTCAGTGGCAGACTGAATTGGAAACTTTGACACAAGATACAGACAAAGTGAGGGCAGTTGTCAAAACTACCAGTGGCGAAACGCAGACAATCGAAGCATCTTATCTTGTAGGGTGCGACGGTGCCAGCAGCCCAACTCGATATTTTCTCGGTTTGAACTTTGAAGGTTCAACTCATCCGCGCTTATTTTACGTCGCTGATGTACAAATGGAATTTTCAGAGGACAAAAACAGGTTCTATGCTGCATTGGGGCATGACTCCTTTGCCCTAATTGTGCCGATGCAAGATGAAAAACGCTGGCGGCTGATTGGTAACTTGCCTGAATATGAAGACCAAATTGATCGGGAAGTCCTTTTTGATGCAGTCGAACCTAAAGTAAAGCAATTGGTGCAACTACCGCTGGAGATTACGGCTTTACATTGGTTTTCGACATACAAGGTTCATACTCGGCGGGCAGAGACATTCTCGGTTGGCAGATGCTTTCTAGCAGGCGATGCGGCACACATTCATACCCCTGCGGGAGGACAAGGTATGAACACGGGCATTCAGGATGTTTATAACCTTGCCTGGAAGCTTGCTTTCGTTTTGCGGGGTAATGCGCAAAATTCATTGCTAGCAACTTACAACGAGGAACGCTTGGCAAATGCGAAACGGCTGTTGCAGACGACTGATCAGTTTTTTGATGTAGCAGCAAGCGATCGCTGGTATTTTCGCTTCTTCCGTGACAATATTTTACCGAGGCTTGCGGGGCTTGTGACCCAGTTTAGTGGCGCAAAAGAGTTTCTGTTTCCAATGGTTTCTCAAATTGGACTGGACTACCGCGATAGTTCTTTAAGCCAACATCAACAAGATCGCCACTTCGAGGTCAAAGCCGGAGATCGAATACCATATTTTCTTGTTAATGGTGAGAACATTTACGATCAGCTTCGCAATCCAAAATTTCACCTGCTCGTGTTCTCTGATGGGCAACAGGACTATGAAGGTTTGAAGCTAGAACTCGAAACTGAATACGGGGACTTCATCGATTTTCATGTCATTCCGCTTTACCCAAGAGTTGTGGAAATCTTCGGTAGCAATCAACTGTTCAAAGTACTGCTGCGACCGGATCACTACATTGCACTGCTCTCTCCAGACTGTTCTCTAGATGACATCAAAGCTTACTTGCATAAGGTTCTTGGACTGGTTGCTTAA
- a CDS encoding WD40 repeat domain-containing protein gives MPLEKIVFAALPLLTFNVMPLAAMPQSVVQGIPQPAVSSTSSQIELLQAAANAWRGKLSVDTISGGHARAIYTVGFSPNGQVLASGSGDRTVKVWNLGAKKLLYTLSGHKDWISSVAFTPNSQILASASGDKTIKLWDLKTGKNIRTLAGHKDWVSSIAFSPNGEILVSGSGDRTIKIWHVRTGQLLRTIADQGGVAAIAISPNGQMIASGNYRQRANVWEMRTGKLLHSLKGHARPVYTVAFSPDSKTLASGSNIGEVKLWNTSNGELRRTIAAHKKEVTAISFSSDGETFATASEDRVIRLWNIDNGEVVRNLADHSQGITCVAFSQNGLNFATGSKDRTIKIWRVSPSSVPVS, from the coding sequence ATGCCCTTAGAAAAAATTGTGTTTGCCGCGCTTCCATTATTAACTTTTAACGTCATGCCCTTAGCGGCGATGCCGCAATCTGTAGTACAAGGAATACCACAGCCAGCGGTAAGTTCAACATCATCACAAATCGAACTGCTGCAAGCCGCAGCGAATGCGTGGCGCGGCAAATTATCGGTAGATACAATTAGCGGCGGTCATGCACGGGCAATCTATACAGTAGGATTTAGCCCAAATGGACAAGTTCTAGCAAGTGGTAGTGGCGATCGCACTGTAAAAGTGTGGAACTTGGGTGCAAAAAAGCTACTATACACTTTATCAGGACACAAAGACTGGATTAGTTCAGTCGCGTTTACTCCGAATAGTCAGATATTAGCAAGCGCCAGTGGCGATAAAACAATTAAACTGTGGGATCTCAAAACGGGTAAAAACATCCGTACACTCGCTGGACACAAAGATTGGGTGAGTTCGATCGCATTTAGTCCCAACGGTGAGATTTTAGTGAGTGGAAGTGGCGATCGCACAATCAAAATCTGGCACGTACGCACAGGACAACTTTTACGCACAATTGCCGATCAAGGAGGTGTGGCGGCGATCGCGATTAGTCCTAACGGGCAAATGATCGCCAGTGGTAATTACCGCCAAAGAGCAAACGTTTGGGAGATGCGAACAGGGAAGTTGCTGCACTCGCTTAAAGGACACGCACGACCAGTCTATACAGTTGCCTTTAGCCCTGATAGTAAAACGCTCGCAAGTGGCAGTAATATCGGAGAAGTCAAACTTTGGAATACGAGTAACGGCGAACTCCGCCGCACGATCGCCGCACACAAAAAAGAAGTCACAGCAATTAGTTTTAGTAGTGATGGCGAAACGTTTGCAACTGCTAGCGAAGACCGAGTGATTAGACTGTGGAATATTGACAACGGAGAAGTTGTCCGTAATCTTGCGGATCATTCTCAAGGAATCACGTGTGTCGCGTTTAGTCAAAATGGTCTAAATTTTGCCACTGGTAGTAAAGACCGAACAATCAAGATTTGGCGCGTTTCTCCTTCTTCTGTACCAGTTAGTTAA
- a CDS encoding shikimate dehydrogenase, translating to MITGKTKLLGVMGYPVEHSMSPAMHNAAIAHLKLDYVYLPLSVKPEALTTAFAGLAAINCTGFNVTIPHKQAILPLLSEISPVAQAVGAVNTVWRQGDAWVGTNTDIVGFLAPLQDMNCDWNSAVALILGYGGAARAVVAACAQLGCPTIHVIGRNLQKLQQFSASWHDADITDKLQVHVWDKLPQLIPQATLLVNTTPVGMHPHAEASPLSVAEMMLLPPNAIAYDLIYTPSPTQFLQQAEKQGAIAIDGREMLVQQGAAALKIWLQQPVPVEVMRRALQQQLQRE from the coding sequence GTGATTACAGGAAAAACAAAATTGCTTGGCGTTATGGGGTATCCAGTGGAACATTCGATGTCGCCAGCGATGCATAATGCAGCGATCGCGCATTTAAAGCTTGATTATGTTTATCTACCCTTGTCAGTAAAACCTGAAGCTTTAACCACAGCATTTGCTGGATTAGCAGCGATTAACTGCACAGGCTTTAATGTCACAATTCCGCACAAGCAAGCAATTCTACCTTTGCTGTCAGAAATATCTCCTGTAGCTCAAGCGGTGGGAGCCGTTAATACAGTTTGGCGTCAAGGTGATGCTTGGGTAGGTACAAACACCGATATTGTAGGCTTTCTGGCTCCGTTGCAAGATATGAATTGCGATTGGAATAGTGCTGTAGCACTAATTTTAGGCTATGGAGGAGCCGCAAGAGCAGTCGTCGCTGCTTGCGCTCAATTGGGTTGTCCGACAATTCACGTCATTGGTCGTAACTTGCAAAAGCTACAGCAATTTTCCGCTAGTTGGCACGATGCGGATATCACCGATAAACTGCAAGTTCATGTTTGGGATAAATTACCACAACTGATTCCCCAAGCGACCTTATTAGTCAACACAACTCCTGTGGGAATGCATCCGCACGCTGAAGCATCACCCTTAAGTGTTGCAGAAATGATGCTTTTGCCTCCAAATGCGATCGCATACGATTTAATTTACACTCCGAGTCCTACGCAGTTTCTTCAGCAAGCAGAAAAACAAGGCGCGATCGCGATCGATGGACGCGAAATGCTCGTTCAACAAGGCGCAGCAGCGCTGAAGATCTGGTTACAACAACCTGTACCAGTAGAAGTGATGCGTCGAGCGTTGCAGCAACAATTACAGCGGGAGTGA
- a CDS encoding TetR/AcrR family transcriptional regulator — translation MRQAKPGRTDRQLSQEKTEAILEGGMQEFLTHGYAATSMDRVAIAAKVSKATVYSHFQDKESLFIALIQRLVEQRFQSIFGTVDEQILQMPPQVVLRNFANRALDIGTTEPQFLNFMRLILGESGRFPQLARAFVRNIEQTAFRRLCHYFTHCPQLKLSDPEATARIFVGAVVHFMIVQEMLHGKEIMPMERDRIVDSLINLIVELPLTDNFAKGSNTASSG, via the coding sequence ATGAGACAGGCAAAACCTGGACGTACAGATAGACAGCTTTCTCAAGAAAAAACCGAAGCCATTTTAGAAGGTGGAATGCAAGAATTTTTAACTCATGGTTATGCGGCAACGAGTATGGATCGAGTAGCGATCGCCGCCAAAGTTTCAAAAGCGACAGTATATAGTCACTTTCAAGACAAAGAAAGTTTATTTATTGCGCTTATCCAACGTCTAGTCGAGCAAAGATTCCAATCTATTTTTGGTACAGTAGACGAGCAGATTTTACAAATGCCCCCCCAAGTTGTTCTGAGAAATTTTGCTAATCGAGCCTTAGATATTGGGACAACTGAACCCCAGTTTCTCAATTTTATGCGGCTGATTCTAGGAGAGTCAGGACGATTTCCGCAATTAGCTCGTGCTTTTGTTCGCAACATTGAACAGACTGCATTTAGAAGGCTGTGTCACTATTTCACGCATTGTCCGCAGCTTAAGCTATCTGATCCTGAAGCAACAGCACGAATCTTTGTTGGTGCTGTTGTGCATTTTATGATTGTGCAAGAGATGTTACATGGTAAGGAGATTATGCCAATGGAACGCGATCGCATTGTCGATAGCTTGATTAACTTGATTGTAGAACTACCGCTCACAGATAATTTTGCTAAAGGTTCCAACACAGCATCAAGCGGCTAG
- a CDS encoding alpha/beta fold hydrolase, translating into MQATPAATSSIPGKYWQWRGQSIYYVRAGQSSGHPPLLLVHGFGASTDHWRKNIAGLSRDFEVWAIDLLGFGRSAKPKWQYSGDLWRDQLYDFIQEVIGRSVVLAGNSLGGYTSLCVAAQRPNAAAGLVLLNSAGPFNEDQPTAESEAVQSEIQPPKQSDFVQRFLQESAKWFFQQSLGRFLLFQYIRQPWIIRQTLEKVYLDKSAITDQLVEDIYRPSCDPGAVDVFASVFSTPQGEKVDTLLRQLKCPLLLLWGEADPWMNARERSPKFRKYYPELTEYFLRAGHCPHDEVPEQVNSLLKEWVLTLNTQ; encoded by the coding sequence ATGCAGGCGACTCCAGCTGCTACTAGCTCAATTCCAGGTAAATATTGGCAGTGGCGAGGACAGTCAATCTATTATGTACGCGCCGGACAATCCTCAGGGCATCCTCCATTATTATTAGTACACGGATTTGGCGCTTCAACTGACCATTGGCGCAAAAATATTGCTGGGTTATCGCGTGATTTTGAAGTATGGGCGATTGATTTATTAGGTTTCGGGCGTTCAGCTAAACCAAAGTGGCAATATAGCGGCGATTTATGGCGCGATCAGTTGTACGACTTTATTCAAGAAGTCATTGGTCGGTCAGTCGTGTTAGCGGGTAACTCATTAGGCGGGTATACGAGTTTATGCGTTGCCGCCCAGCGCCCAAACGCAGCAGCAGGATTAGTCTTACTTAATAGCGCAGGTCCTTTTAACGAAGATCAGCCCACAGCCGAATCCGAAGCTGTACAATCAGAAATTCAGCCACCAAAACAGTCGGATTTTGTGCAGAGATTTTTGCAAGAGTCTGCAAAATGGTTCTTTCAACAATCCTTAGGGCGTTTCTTATTGTTTCAGTACATTCGTCAACCTTGGATCATTCGCCAAACTTTAGAAAAAGTTTATCTCGATAAAAGCGCGATTACAGACCAGCTTGTGGAAGACATTTACCGCCCTTCGTGCGATCCTGGTGCGGTTGATGTTTTTGCTTCTGTGTTTAGTACTCCTCAAGGAGAAAAAGTAGACACGCTGCTACGACAGTTAAAGTGTCCGTTGCTGCTTTTATGGGGAGAAGCCGATCCCTGGATGAATGCAAGAGAGCGATCGCCTAAGTTTCGCAAGTACTATCCAGAATTAACCGAGTATTTTTTGCGCGCCGGACATTGCCCGCATGATGAAGTACCAGAGCAAGTCAACTCGCTACTAAAAGAGTGGGTACTCACGCTTAATACACAATAA
- a CDS encoding diacylglycerol/polyprenol kinase family protein — MLTLTWLESVPDVWQQITIVGTWLGVILLLAVVAKRYTSADSEITRKIVHIGTGNIILFAWWLDIPASVGIGASIVASIVTLLSYKFPLLPGINSVGRQSLGTFFYAVSIGVLVAWFWSIEQPQYAALGILVMTWGDGLAALIGQRFGKHRYKLWGIQKSWEGSLAMGVVSYIVSSLIFLSVQGNIWQTWFISLVIAVVATSLEAFSKFGIDNLTVPLGSAAIAFALTQLL, encoded by the coding sequence TTGCTTACTTTAACCTGGTTAGAATCAGTGCCAGATGTGTGGCAACAAATCACCATTGTCGGAACTTGGTTAGGTGTTATTTTACTACTTGCGGTAGTTGCCAAACGCTACACGAGTGCCGACTCAGAAATCACGCGCAAAATTGTGCATATCGGCACAGGTAACATTATTTTGTTTGCGTGGTGGTTGGATATTCCAGCAAGTGTAGGTATTGGTGCTTCGATTGTAGCGAGCATCGTTACCCTGCTGTCGTATAAATTCCCGCTATTACCTGGAATTAACAGTGTGGGACGCCAAAGCCTAGGAACGTTTTTTTATGCGGTGAGTATTGGTGTCTTAGTTGCCTGGTTTTGGTCTATTGAACAACCGCAATACGCTGCTTTAGGGATTTTGGTGATGACGTGGGGCGATGGTTTAGCTGCCTTAATTGGTCAAAGATTCGGTAAGCATCGCTACAAACTTTGGGGAATTCAAAAAAGCTGGGAAGGTTCTTTAGCAATGGGTGTTGTCAGTTACATCGTCAGTAGCCTGATTTTTCTCAGCGTACAAGGCAACATCTGGCAAACCTGGTTTATCTCGCTAGTCATCGCTGTGGTTGCGACTAGTTTAGAAGCTTTTTCCAAATTTGGTATTGATAATTTGACGGTTCCTCTTGGTAGCGCCGCGATCGCTTTTGCTTTGACTCAGTTGCTGTAG
- the yidD gene encoding membrane protein insertion efficiency factor YidD, translated as MKRLILFLIRGYRILISPLFPPSCRFHPTCSQYAMEAVERFGVWRGGILAARRVLRCHPWHPGGYDPVPK; from the coding sequence ATGAAACGTCTGATTCTTTTCTTAATTCGCGGCTATCGAATTTTAATTTCACCGCTATTTCCTCCTAGTTGCCGCTTTCATCCTACCTGTTCGCAGTATGCAATGGAAGCTGTCGAGCGTTTTGGAGTATGGCGCGGCGGAATTTTAGCCGCACGACGGGTGCTGCGCTGTCATCCTTGGCATCCAGGTGGCTACGATCCGGTGCCGAAATAA
- a CDS encoding serine/threonine-protein kinase: protein MIGKLLGGRYQIVEILGTGGFGQTYVAEDIHRPGHPKCVVKHLKPASSNSSFLENARRLFQSEAQTLEKLGNHDQIPRLLAYFEENEEFYLVQDFIQGHPLSAALQADIRWSEGKVYQMLREVLGILEYVHSQGVIHRDIKPNNLIRRQEDGKLVLVDFGSVKQAWTQVVTAHGYTKTSFALGTPATIGIGTPGYMPTEQGRGRPRPNSDIYALGIIGIQALTGLSPMRFQEDIDTGEILWLDAAADVNPALATVLSKMVRYHFKDRYQTASEVLQDLERIDLPEIEDTTDLVLEQVPLPSPPHSTIIFTEDSITNTESQRVIIPVTLAGSTDLYAGQISSRLITPIIEPLPPSSPVKSSPAPPFSPPQPLSSQSTIATPQTNSVKKTSVKSRVSGHTETSYTAQGQYKIRIGAGITAIILSLVAGYAIYWQPRPSVSRPLEQMKSLKAEGRYEECVDQASTLLAQSSYYTDAQSILHECQIAQAIRFAGERNFYAAIMEANKIPSSAAFYQNVQQLIEQWSNSILEIATNEYQSGDLKQAIAIAQRVPNLSPVYIDAQTSIKQWNSEWENNTRHVEAAKTALKAQKWEEAIAEANKVLDTVYWQQQTQPIIQTAESKLAEVKKTAVANQSTSTPPKKTTPVVRTAAIAKPASTATPRRTVTPTTTKRVTPQRRSTSVAPVKRVQPRPVNRTTTRVVRRPAATQPRRSTPPRTTTPAKPSYSWTTKTIP, encoded by the coding sequence ATGATAGGTAAATTGCTCGGTGGGCGATACCAAATTGTAGAGATTTTAGGAACTGGAGGCTTCGGTCAAACCTATGTTGCTGAGGATATACACCGACCTGGTCATCCTAAATGTGTTGTTAAACACCTCAAGCCTGCTAGCAGCAATTCGAGTTTTTTAGAAAATGCGCGACGTCTCTTCCAATCTGAAGCCCAAACGTTAGAAAAGCTGGGAAATCACGATCAAATACCTAGATTACTAGCTTATTTTGAAGAAAACGAAGAATTTTATTTAGTCCAAGATTTTATTCAAGGTCATCCCCTGAGTGCTGCACTACAAGCAGATATACGCTGGAGTGAAGGCAAAGTCTATCAAATGTTGCGCGAAGTCTTAGGAATTTTAGAATACGTCCACAGCCAAGGGGTCATTCATCGCGATATCAAGCCGAATAACTTAATTCGACGTCAAGAAGATGGCAAATTAGTTTTAGTCGATTTTGGTTCGGTAAAGCAAGCGTGGACACAAGTTGTGACAGCGCACGGGTACACAAAAACAAGTTTTGCCTTAGGGACTCCGGCGACTATTGGCATTGGCACTCCAGGATATATGCCAACCGAACAAGGGCGGGGTAGACCGCGTCCGAATAGTGATATCTATGCGTTAGGAATTATTGGTATTCAGGCGCTAACCGGACTCAGTCCGATGCGTTTTCAAGAAGATATAGACACTGGCGAAATTTTGTGGTTAGACGCAGCAGCCGACGTTAATCCAGCGCTGGCTACCGTCCTCTCTAAAATGGTGCGCTACCACTTTAAAGATCGTTACCAAACTGCCAGCGAAGTTTTGCAAGACTTAGAACGTATCGATTTACCAGAAATAGAAGACACAACCGACTTGGTACTCGAACAAGTGCCGTTACCCAGTCCACCACACAGCACAATCATATTTACCGAAGATAGCATAACAAACACAGAATCTCAGCGCGTCATCATTCCAGTTACGTTAGCAGGTTCTACCGATCTTTATGCTGGTCAAATTAGTTCGCGGTTAATTACCCCCATTATCGAGCCGCTACCTCCATCGTCCCCAGTTAAGTCTTCACCCGCGCCGCCATTCTCACCGCCACAGCCGTTATCTAGCCAGTCTACTATTGCTACACCCCAAACAAATTCAGTAAAAAAAACTTCTGTAAAGTCACGTGTTAGCGGTCACACAGAGACGAGTTATACGGCTCAAGGTCAATACAAAATCAGAATTGGTGCAGGCATTACCGCAATTATTCTTAGCTTAGTTGCAGGTTATGCAATTTACTGGCAACCGCGACCGAGTGTTTCTAGACCTTTAGAGCAAATGAAATCACTCAAAGCGGAAGGAAGATACGAAGAGTGTGTAGACCAAGCTTCTACTTTGTTAGCACAATCGAGCTACTATACCGATGCGCAGTCGATTTTACATGAATGTCAAATTGCTCAAGCGATTCGATTTGCGGGAGAACGTAATTTCTATGCAGCGATTATGGAAGCCAACAAAATTCCATCGTCTGCGGCTTTTTATCAAAATGTACAGCAGCTAATTGAACAGTGGTCAAATAGCATACTCGAAATTGCCACAAACGAATATCAATCAGGCGATCTTAAGCAAGCGATCGCGATCGCGCAGCGCGTTCCTAACTTAAGTCCTGTTTACATAGATGCACAAACATCAATCAAACAATGGAATAGCGAATGGGAAAATAACACGCGACACGTTGAAGCCGCAAAAACAGCTTTAAAAGCTCAAAAGTGGGAAGAAGCGATCGCCGAAGCCAATAAAGTTTTAGATACCGTTTACTGGCAACAACAAACACAGCCGATTATTCAAACCGCAGAATCGAAGCTAGCAGAAGTTAAGAAAACTGCTGTTGCTAATCAATCTACAAGCACTCCACCCAAGAAAACAACACCTGTTGTTCGTACGGCGGCGATCGCCAAACCTGCTTCTACGGCAACTCCAAGACGCACCGTCACGCCAACTACGACAAAACGAGTGACTCCTCAACGCAGAAGTACTTCAGTAGCTCCTGTTAAACGCGTTCAGCCACGCCCTGTTAATCGAACTACTACAAGAGTTGTCCGCCGCCCCGCAGCAACGCAACCGCGACGTAGCACCCCACCACGTACCACAACTCCTGCAAAGCCATCATATAGTTGGACAACAAAAACTATACCTTAA
- a CDS encoding aldo/keto reductase has product MEKRRLGTTDIQITPILMGTWQAGQKQWVGIEDKESIKAIRAAVDAGITTIDTAEVYGNGHSEQVIAQALSDVPHSHIVYATKVFANHLKYDQVLEACDRSLKNLKIDYIDLYQIHWPSGSFNTEIVPIEETMSALNQLKQQGKIRAIGVSNFSRTQLEEAAQYGRIDSIQPPYSLFWRWVEKDVMPYCVENNISILAYSPLAQGLLTGKFGRGHQFDPQDNRAKNKLFQGENYERAQQALEKLRPIAERHQASLANLAIAWLIAQPQTQAIVGARNAEQAVGNAKAAEVKLTSEELAEIDAIGRIVTDHLDNNPVMWNW; this is encoded by the coding sequence ATGGAGAAGCGACGCTTAGGCACAACCGACATCCAAATTACTCCCATTTTGATGGGAACATGGCAAGCAGGTCAAAAACAGTGGGTTGGTATTGAGGATAAGGAAAGTATTAAAGCTATTCGCGCCGCAGTTGATGCTGGAATTACGACAATCGATACGGCGGAAGTATACGGTAATGGTCACTCCGAACAAGTCATCGCGCAAGCCTTAAGTGATGTTCCACACTCGCACATCGTTTACGCCACAAAAGTTTTTGCCAATCACTTGAAATACGACCAGGTTCTCGAAGCTTGCGATCGCTCGCTGAAAAACCTAAAAATTGATTATATTGACCTTTACCAAATTCATTGGCCTTCGGGTTCCTTCAATACCGAAATCGTGCCAATTGAAGAGACAATGAGTGCTTTAAATCAATTAAAGCAACAAGGTAAGATTCGCGCGATCGGAGTTTCTAACTTCTCCCGCACTCAGTTGGAAGAAGCCGCGCAGTATGGACGCATTGATAGCATTCAACCGCCCTACTCGCTGTTTTGGCGTTGGGTTGAGAAAGACGTGATGCCGTACTGTGTTGAAAATAATATCTCGATTCTTGCCTACTCTCCGCTGGCGCAAGGATTATTAACAGGAAAATTTGGTCGCGGACATCAATTCGACCCCCAAGATAACCGCGCTAAAAATAAGCTATTTCAAGGAGAAAACTACGAACGCGCGCAACAAGCTTTAGAAAAACTTCGTCCGATCGCGGAACGCCATCAAGCTTCACTGGCGAATTTAGCGATCGCGTGGTTAATTGCGCAGCCGCAAACGCAAGCGATCGTTGGTGCAAGAAACGCTGAACAAGCTGTGGGTAACGCTAAAGCTGCGGAAGTCAAACTCACTTCTGAAGAATTAGCCGAAATTGATGCTATTGGTCGCATTGTCACCGATCATCTCGACAACAATCCAGTGATGTGGAATTGGTAG
- a CDS encoding YggT family protein produces MSSIYLLTNTLVTFITIYTYILIIRVLLTWFPNIDWYSQPFAAISQITDPYLNLFRSFIPPLGGIDISPILAILLLQVAGSLIGGLPGAFAYY; encoded by the coding sequence ATGAGTTCCATTTACTTACTTACGAATACGCTCGTTACATTTATCACAATTTACACCTATATCCTCATTATTCGGGTACTCCTCACCTGGTTTCCCAATATTGATTGGTATTCGCAACCTTTTGCTGCAATCAGCCAAATCACCGATCCTTATTTGAATCTGTTTCGTTCGTTTATTCCTCCCTTGGGCGGAATTGATATTTCACCGATTTTGGCTATTTTGCTATTGCAAGTAGCAGGAAGCCTCATCGGTGGATTACCAGGAGCATTTGCTTACTACTAA